In Panacibacter ginsenosidivorans, the following proteins share a genomic window:
- a CDS encoding DoxX family protein, with protein sequence MTSKTTNTIYWISTIIFAALMIFSSVDGLQPTQQAIQLIHDRLGYPVYFIQYISFAKLLGVIVILIPGLNRIKEWAYAGLFFDLAGAIYSGIASSGKFDPLMITLLAWIIPGILSYYFWHKKIKA encoded by the coding sequence ATGACATCAAAAACTACCAACACCATTTACTGGATTAGCACTATTATTTTCGCAGCGTTGATGATATTCTCTTCTGTAGATGGCCTTCAGCCTACACAACAGGCTATTCAATTGATACATGATAGACTTGGTTATCCTGTGTATTTTATACAATATATCAGTTTTGCAAAATTGCTTGGTGTTATTGTTATTCTAATACCTGGTCTCAACAGGATAAAAGAGTGGGCCTATGCGGGTTTGTTTTTTGATCTTGCCGGGGCTATTTATTCAGGCATTGCATCTTCAGGTAAGTTTGACCCCCTGATGATTACTCTGCTGGCATGGATAATACCAGGCATCTTGTCTTATTATTTCTGGCATAAAAAAATAAAAGCATAA
- a CDS encoding GH39 family glycosyl hydrolase: protein MKFSSLFLLIVISTFIYNTVAAQITVDLKQQGKPLQPLWAHFGYDEPNYTYMKDGKKLLSEIAALSPVPVYVRCHNLLTTGDGTAALKWGSTNAYTEDEKGNPVYDWHIVDSIFDTYIQRGMKPLAEIGFMPEALSTHPQPYRHYWKPGVKYDSIYTGWAYPPNDYKKWGELVYQWVKHSILRYGEAEVKSWLWEVWNEPNISYWKGTEEEYFMIYDYAADAVKRALPAARVGGPATTGPGWDKAAAWLKDFLLHCAEGKNYATGKKGAPLDFISFHAKGSPKVVDGHVQMNMSPQVNDVAKGFEIVNASSYKRLPIYITECDPEGCAACGMATNPENAYRNGTLYSSYTASSFARIYDLAARYKVNLAGLTNWSFEFENQKWFDGFRDLATNGIDKPVLNVFRMYGLMQGNKIIVENTNQIPLDSILKNSVHGSSADIHALAGADKNTAAIMVWNYYDADVLNEASPVTVTIKNIPAKKILLQHYRIDKDHSNAYEAWKQMGSPQNITDEQYKQLEQAGQLQLLNSPEWLNTANGEAVIHFSLPRQAVSLLRLTYQ from the coding sequence ATGAAATTTTCTTCTCTCTTTTTATTAATTGTAATTTCTACATTTATATACAACACAGTTGCTGCGCAGATAACAGTTGATCTGAAACAACAAGGCAAACCATTGCAACCTTTATGGGCACATTTCGGTTATGATGAGCCTAACTATACATACATGAAAGACGGCAAAAAACTGTTGAGTGAAATTGCTGCATTAAGCCCCGTTCCTGTTTATGTAAGATGCCACAATTTGTTAACCACAGGTGATGGAACCGCTGCATTAAAATGGGGCTCAACGAATGCATATACAGAAGATGAAAAGGGAAACCCTGTTTACGATTGGCATATTGTTGACAGCATCTTTGATACTTATATTCAACGCGGCATGAAACCGCTTGCAGAGATTGGTTTTATGCCCGAAGCATTGTCAACACATCCGCAACCTTACCGTCATTACTGGAAGCCCGGTGTGAAATATGACAGTATTTATACAGGCTGGGCATATCCGCCAAACGATTATAAAAAATGGGGTGAACTGGTATATCAGTGGGTGAAACATTCTATTCTGCGTTATGGTGAAGCTGAAGTAAAATCCTGGTTGTGGGAAGTATGGAACGAACCGAATATCAGTTACTGGAAAGGCACGGAAGAAGAATATTTTATGATCTATGATTATGCTGCAGATGCAGTAAAAAGGGCATTGCCTGCTGCACGTGTTGGCGGTCCTGCAACAACAGGTCCGGGATGGGATAAAGCTGCAGCATGGTTAAAAGATTTTTTACTGCACTGTGCTGAAGGAAAAAATTATGCAACAGGAAAAAAAGGTGCGCCACTTGATTTTATCAGCTTTCATGCAAAGGGAAGCCCAAAGGTTGTAGATGGTCATGTGCAGATGAACATGTCGCCACAAGTAAATGATGTTGCAAAAGGTTTTGAAATAGTAAACGCATCTTCTTACAAACGTCTCCCCATCTATATTACAGAATGCGATCCTGAAGGTTGTGCAGCGTGTGGTATGGCAACCAATCCTGAAAATGCATACCGCAATGGTACTTTATATTCAAGTTATACGGCTTCTTCTTTTGCAAGAATATATGACCTTGCTGCACGATATAAAGTGAACCTGGCGGGACTTACAAACTGGTCATTTGAATTTGAAAATCAAAAATGGTTTGATGGATTCAGAGATCTTGCAACGAATGGCATTGATAAACCTGTGCTCAATGTTTTTCGCATGTATGGATTAATGCAAGGCAACAAAATAATTGTTGAGAACACAAATCAAATTCCATTAGACAGCATACTTAAAAACAGTGTGCATGGAAGCAGTGCAGATATTCATGCATTGGCAGGTGCTGATAAAAATACGGCAGCCATCATGGTGTGGAATTATTATGATGCAGATGTTTTGAATGAAGCATCGCCGGTTACTGTCACCATCAAAAATATTCCTGCCAAAAAAATATTGCTGCAGCATTACCGCATAGACAAAGATCACAGCAATGCTTATGAAGCATGGAAGCAAATGGGCTCGCCACAAAATATTACAGATGAGCAATACAAGCAATTAGAGCAGGCAGGTCAGTTGCAATTACTCAATTCACCTGAATGGCTTAATACAGCAAACGGAGAAGCTGTTATTCATTTTTCCTTACCGCGGCAAGCAGTGTCACTGCTGAGACTGACTTACCAATAA
- a CDS encoding SDR family oxidoreductase, translating to MSQKLKNKVAIVTGGSSGIGLATAKLFALEGAKVIITGRNQQNLDQALTEIGNAAIAVKGDVANLADIDSLYATIHEKFDKADVLVVNAAVYVLAPLPVFTEAMFDKVTDINFKGAFFTVQKALPYLNDGASIILLSSTVNEKGFPNHAAYAASKAAVRSLARSFSAELLDRKIRVNVITPGPVDTPIFDSITDTKEDAKAVAANMGNFTPVKRIGKPEEIASAALYLASEDSSFMIGAEMLLDGGIRSL from the coding sequence ATGTCACAGAAATTAAAAAACAAAGTTGCAATTGTTACCGGCGGTAGCAGTGGCATTGGACTGGCAACAGCAAAATTATTTGCATTGGAGGGTGCAAAAGTTATTATTACAGGTCGTAATCAGCAAAACCTCGATCAGGCCTTAACAGAAATTGGTAATGCTGCTATTGCAGTAAAGGGAGACGTAGCCAATCTTGCCGATATTGATTCTCTTTACGCAACTATTCATGAAAAATTTGATAAGGCAGACGTTTTAGTTGTAAATGCCGCGGTATATGTGCTGGCACCATTGCCGGTCTTTACAGAAGCGATGTTCGATAAGGTAACCGATATCAATTTTAAAGGAGCATTTTTTACAGTGCAGAAAGCGTTGCCTTATCTTAATGATGGTGCTTCCATAATCCTGCTTTCTTCTACTGTTAATGAAAAGGGGTTTCCTAATCATGCAGCTTATGCTGCCTCAAAAGCAGCAGTGCGTTCGCTGGCAAGAAGTTTTTCTGCAGAGCTGCTTGATAGAAAGATACGCGTAAACGTAATTACACCGGGCCCTGTTGACACACCCATTTTTGATTCCATTACTGATACAAAAGAAGATGCAAAAGCTGTAGCTGCCAATATGGGAAATTTTACACCGGTGAAAAGAATTGGCAAACCTGAAGAAATAGCATCTGCTGCTTTATACCTTGCATCAGAAGATTCATCGTTTATGATAGGTGCAGAAATGTTACTGGATGGTGGTATCCGTTCACTTTAA
- a CDS encoding Crp/Fnr family transcriptional regulator: MKGSEKILGYIQKIVPLTQEEEEQFYNAFRPLHVKKRQFIIQPNFPVRQRNYVVDGAFRGYVIDEAGIDHTIQFAVEDWWISDYNSYIFQKPATMFVVALEDSLVLELTYEKEQELKRSNHKFETFFRVMAERSGAFFQKRIISSLTLSAEQRYNEFLATYPSVVQRLPQYAVASYLGMTTEFLSRIRNKKTKKKS; the protein is encoded by the coding sequence ATGAAAGGCAGCGAAAAAATTCTCGGCTATATTCAAAAAATAGTACCGCTTACGCAGGAAGAAGAAGAGCAATTTTATAATGCATTCAGGCCACTTCATGTAAAAAAAAGACAATTTATTATACAACCAAATTTTCCGGTCAGGCAGAGAAATTATGTAGTGGATGGCGCCTTTCGTGGTTACGTTATAGATGAGGCTGGTATCGATCACACCATTCAATTTGCGGTGGAAGACTGGTGGATATCTGATTACAACAGTTATATTTTTCAAAAACCGGCAACCATGTTCGTGGTAGCGCTGGAAGACAGTCTTGTTTTGGAACTCACGTATGAGAAAGAACAGGAACTAAAAAGATCGAATCATAAATTTGAAACATTCTTTCGTGTTATGGCAGAACGATCCGGTGCGTTTTTTCAGAAACGAATTATTTCTTCACTTACACTAAGCGCAGAACAACGCTATAATGAATTTCTTGCAACGTATCCATCAGTTGTACAACGGCTACCGCAATACGCCGTTGCATCTTATCTTGGCATGACCACAGAATTTCTTTCCAGGATCCGTAATAAAAAAACAAAGAAAAAAAGTTGA
- a CDS encoding PorP/SprF family type IX secretion system membrane protein — MKTFCRMILMLCIAMQMQTAAVAQDVGFSQFYDQPLLRNPALAGIFTGDIRFTASYRNQWQSVTIPYRTFGLSSEIKFPVQIMGRDLTLTTGLQLLRDVAGTSEFSTTQAMPALNVSIPVSENSFLSVAFMGGLMQQRFDPSKLVLNDQFVANSDGSFSILPYSGQVFNNTSVNYFDLSTGICYSTSFNENTDFYFGAGLFHITNPEVGFFEDKKIMLNKKLAFNVGLSSRIDDRNEIILYGDYFGQHKKDFNYAGVSSFQAGIMLDHDLSVFDDDDKGITAGLLYRLDDAIIPVIQLQLGKFTIGTSYDINISKLSVASQSRGGFEVTLSFKSLFQYRQGDLKGVVCPQFGGRRR, encoded by the coding sequence ATGAAAACGTTTTGCAGGATGATATTGATGCTATGCATTGCAATGCAAATGCAGACTGCCGCAGTGGCGCAGGATGTTGGTTTCTCACAGTTCTATGATCAGCCGCTTTTACGCAATCCTGCACTGGCTGGTATATTTACGGGCGATATACGATTTACGGCATCTTACAGGAACCAATGGCAAAGTGTTACCATACCATACAGAACTTTTGGCTTAAGCTCCGAAATAAAATTTCCGGTGCAGATCATGGGTCGTGATCTTACGCTTACAACCGGCCTTCAATTGTTAAGAGATGTGGCGGGGACATCAGAATTTAGTACCACGCAGGCCATGCCCGCACTTAATGTAAGTATTCCTGTTTCAGAAAATTCTTTTCTTTCTGTTGCATTCATGGGTGGTTTGATGCAGCAAAGATTTGATCCCTCCAAACTCGTGCTGAACGACCAGTTTGTTGCAAACAGTGATGGCAGTTTTTCTATACTTCCCTACAGCGGTCAGGTATTTAATAATACCAGTGTTAACTACTTTGACCTTTCCACAGGCATCTGCTACAGCACTTCTTTTAATGAGAATACAGACTTCTATTTTGGTGCTGGTTTGTTTCATATAACTAACCCTGAAGTTGGTTTCTTTGAAGACAAAAAAATTATGCTGAATAAAAAGCTTGCGTTTAATGTTGGCTTATCATCAAGAATTGATGACCGGAATGAAATTATTTTATATGGTGATTATTTTGGTCAGCATAAGAAAGATTTCAACTATGCAGGCGTAAGTTCTTTCCAGGCAGGCATTATGCTGGATCATGACCTTAGTGTTTTTGATGATGATGATAAAGGAATAACTGCTGGTTTATTATATCGTTTGGATGATGCGATCATTCCTGTGATACAATTGCAACTTGGAAAATTCACCATTGGCACAAGCTACGATATCAACATAAGTAAGCTTTCAGTTGCTTCGCAATCGAGGGGGGGATTTGAAGTAACCCTCTCTTTCAAAAGTTTATTTCAATACAGACAGGGAGATTTGAAAGGAGTTGTGTGCCCGCAATTTGGTGGCAGAAGGAGATAG